In Macadamia integrifolia cultivar HAES 741 chromosome 12, SCU_Mint_v3, whole genome shotgun sequence, the following are encoded in one genomic region:
- the LOC122057651 gene encoding serotonin N-acetyltransferase 2, chloroplastic-like, which produces MLLHGIASTHPPSSIHLLRSQNHNYNLKLTVSASSASQIPSSSKTKLMKFSISDKELESRGFLLKHSMEGLNLDHLNRVFVAVGFPRRDPEKIRVALENTDTLLWMEYSKTQRPVAFARATGDGVFNAIIWDVVVDPSFQGIGLGKAVMERLLEELLQKGISNIALYSEPRVLGFYRALGFAADPGGIRGMVYYLKKRK; this is translated from the coding sequence ATGCTTCTCCATGGCATCGCCTCCACTCATCCACCTTCATCCATTCACCTCCTCAGATCCCAAAACCACAACTACAACCTCAAACTCACAGTTTCCGCTTCTTCCGCTTCTCAAATCCCATCATCTTCAAAAACCAAATTGATGAAATTCTCAATCTCCGACAAAGAATTAGAATCTAGAGGCTTCCTTCTCAAGCACTCAATGGAAGGTCTCAACTTGGATCACCTCAATCGAGTCTTTGTAGCAGTTGGGTTTCCTCGACGAGACCCGGAGAAGATTCGAGTAGCGTTGGAGAATACAGATACTCTGCTGTGGATGGAGTACTCTAAGACACAGAGACCAGTGGCGTTTGCAAGAGCCACCGGCGACGGCGTCTTCAATGCCATTATATGGGATGTGGTGGTGGATCCGTCGTTCCAAGGTATAGGGTTGGGGAAAGCGGTGATGGAGAGGTTGCTAGAGGAGTTGTTGCAGAAGGGAATTAGTAATATTGCTTTGTATTCGGaacctagggttttggggttttataGAGCTTTGGGTTTCGCCGCCGATCCAGGCGGGATCCGTGGAATGGTGTACTATCTTAAGAAGCGTAAATGA